In Thermofilum pendens Hrk 5, the sequence GATCTCTAAGGTTTTCTCCAACGCAGTTATTAACCAGCGTACGCCTACGAGGGTTCTCCACCGCCGCGTAGACAAGCTTAGGAAGAAGATTGTCTACAGGTTGGAGGCGAGAAAAATCTCCCAAGACGAGGTAGAGTTCTACCTAGAAACTCAGGGAGGCTTTTACGTGAAGGAGTTCATACACGGCGATAACGGGAGGACTACTCCGAGTATAGCGGAGTTCCTTGGAAACAACGTCCTAAGCATAGAGCTCGACGTAGTCAGTATAGAAGAAACTGCGGCCTAGAATTCGCTAACATTCTACGCGGACTGCTGGGGAGTAGTCAACGGCTTAATGTGCTCCTTCGTCGTGATTATCTTTTTCACCTTGCTCCCGAGGACTACCTCGATAACGTAGGCCCGGCCCCTCTTCTCAACTACGCGGCCTACCCTTCCCTGATAGCGCCTGTGCGGCGCAGTCTCTATGAACGTGGGGTCAATGTCTATTACTACTCTGTCTCCAGGGTTGTACTCGTACATTAGCCTGCTAAGACCCCCGTAACCCCTTCTCCGCGGATGCTTGCGCAACAGCTTTCTGCCTCTGTTCCGGTACCCATGCGAATGCCGCATAGTACTGCACCCCTACCAGTCCCACATTCACGCATTTTAAAGCTTTACGCACACGAGCGAATTTAATATAAGACTTAACTAGCTCTTTTCCCCGCGCGTACTTATGGTTTGGAGTGAAGTATTTGAGATAAAGGAGGTAGACCTGCTCGGCAGGATAGGTAGCATCTCCACGCGTAGAGGAAACGTTGAAACCCCGACCTTGACACCGGTCATCAACCCCTCCAAGCCAGTACTCGAACCCCGAGAAATACAGCAAATGGGCTTTAACCTTATAATGACTAATAGCTACATCATAAAGCGTCAGTACGGGGACTTAGCAAAAGAGGTTAAGGTACACCAATTGCTCGGCGTCGACACACCGGTAATGACGGATTCCGGTGCGTACCAGCTCATGGTTTACGGGCGCGTAGAGGTAGACCCGCTGGAGATAGTCAGGTTCCAAGTAGAGATAGGGTCAGACATCGGGGTCATACTCGACATACCCACGAAGAAGGGTGTTCCACGGGGACAAGTTCTCGCGGAGGTCGAGGAGACGCTGAGGAGAGCCGAGGCATCCTTAGCCGTGGAGAGGGACGGGATGCTTCTCGTAGGACCCGTGCAGGGAGGCTTGTACACGGACATTGTGGCCACCGCCGCTCGGAGGCTCGGGGAAATGCCGTTCGATGTCTACGCGGTTGGAGGCCCTACACAACTAATGGAAGAGTACGACTTCTCGGAGCTTGTGAAGCTAGTTATGACGGCTAGACTAAACCTCCCATGGGAGGCCCCACTCCATTTGTTCGGCGCCGGTCATCCAGTGATGCTCCCGCTAGCCGTGGCGATGGGCGTAGATACTTTCGACTCAGCTTCATACGTGCTTTATGCTCGTGACGACAGAGTGTTCACTTCTAGGGGTACGTTGAGGCTCGGAGAGGTAGAGGAGCTACCCTGTAACTGTCCCGTTTGCTCGAAGTATTCCGCGAGAGAGCTAAGAGAGCTACC encodes:
- a CDS encoding 50S ribosomal protein L21e, translated to MRHSHGYRNRGRKLLRKHPRRRGYGGLSRLMYEYNPGDRVVIDIDPTFIETAPHRRYQGRVGRVVEKRGRAYVIEVVLGSKVKKIITTKEHIKPLTTPQQSA
- the tgtA gene encoding tRNA guanosine(15) transglycosylase TgtA, which encodes MVWSEVFEIKEVDLLGRIGSISTRRGNVETPTLTPVINPSKPVLEPREIQQMGFNLIMTNSYIIKRQYGDLAKEVKVHQLLGVDTPVMTDSGAYQLMVYGRVEVDPLEIVRFQVEIGSDIGVILDIPTKKGVPRGQVLAEVEETLRRAEASLAVERDGMLLVGPVQGGLYTDIVATAARRLGEMPFDVYAVGGPTQLMEEYDFSELVKLVMTARLNLPWEAPLHLFGAGHPVMLPLAVAMGVDTFDSASYVLYARDDRVFTSRGTLRLGEVEELPCNCPVCSKYSARELRELPKQERVVLLARHNLYVIQKELKEIREAIHEGRLWELLEERSMTHPSLRDALRVFARYAEYIAKRHPVTRSPVQGLFFYSGLSRYRPEVVRHVNRLAQRYKRARDTLVVFEETPQKPFTRAGLVKEILGADPMLPVDVDVAVLSGAFSVIPLELDGFYPLSQYEASGEVFREAVDEVLADLAWFVLSKGYRRVVLVYHSLPKVFLDKLKERLSLEGVLLAYVEVENYDEALLNPSAVAGRIRSMISFLESIA